In one window of Bacillota bacterium LX-D DNA:
- the rplA gene encoding 50S ribosomal protein L1 produces the protein MAKHGKKYEDALKLFNQDELYDAKEALDIVKKTATAKFDETIEAHVRLGVDPRHADQQVRGTVVLPNGTGKTRTVLVFAKGDKAKEAEEAGADFVGSDEMVAKIEGGWLGFDVAIATPDMMGAVGKLGRVLGPRGLMPNPKTGTVTFDLNKAIKEVKAGKIEFRVDKTSIVHVPLGKASFDYDKLVENYNAFVEALLKAKPAASKGTYIKSFTISSTMGPGVKINPLKLISK, from the coding sequence ATGGCAAAACACGGTAAGAAATATGAAGATGCTTTAAAATTGTTTAACCAAGATGAATTATACGATGCAAAAGAAGCTTTGGATATTGTTAAAAAAACAGCTACAGCCAAATTTGATGAAACTATCGAAGCCCATGTAAGACTAGGAGTAGATCCTCGACATGCTGATCAGCAAGTCCGGGGCACTGTGGTATTACCAAATGGTACCGGTAAAACTCGTACTGTTTTGGTTTTTGCCAAAGGAGACAAAGCAAAAGAAGCTGAAGAAGCTGGCGCAGATTTCGTTGGCAGCGACGAAATGGTTGCTAAAATTGAAGGCGGATGGCTTGGTTTTGACGTAGCCATTGCAACTCCAGATATGATGGGAGCTGTAGGTAAATTAGGGCGTGTATTAGGACCTAGGGGATTAATGCCAAACCCTAAAACAGGCACAGTAACCTTTGATTTAAACAAAGCGATTAAAGAAGTAAAAGCCGGTAAAATAGAGTTTAGGGTGGATAAAACATCGATTGTACACGTTCCCCTTGGCAAAGCATCATTTGACTATGATAAGTTAGTTGAAAACTACAATGCCTTCGTAGAAGCCTTGCTTAAAGCTAAACCGGCGGCATCCAAAGGGACTTATATAAAAAGTTTTACCATTTCTTCAACAATGGGACCAGGTGTTAAAATTAATCCTTTAAAATTAATTTCTAAATAA
- the rplJ gene encoding 50S ribosomal protein L10 gives MSDQQKELKQQVVNQIKEKLQDSASAVLTDYRGLNVAQVTKLRNELRQAGVEYKVLKNTLIKRAADDLGLEGLDPYLEGPTALAFSKDPVSPAKVLFDFAKENKALEIKAGVLEGKVIEVQQVKALADLPSKEELLAKIVGGMQAPLYGFAAVLNGNLRNFVYALEAVRQQKEANA, from the coding sequence TTGTCCGATCAACAAAAAGAATTAAAGCAGCAGGTCGTTAATCAAATTAAAGAAAAACTTCAGGATTCTGCTTCGGCAGTACTTACGGATTATCGTGGACTAAATGTTGCTCAGGTTACTAAATTGCGTAACGAACTGCGTCAGGCAGGCGTCGAATATAAGGTATTGAAAAACACCTTAATTAAAAGAGCTGCAGATGATCTAGGCTTAGAAGGGTTAGATCCATACTTAGAAGGCCCCACTGCTCTTGCTTTTAGTAAGGATCCTGTTTCACCGGCTAAAGTTTTATTCGATTTTGCCAAAGAAAATAAAGCTTTAGAAATCAAGGCTGGGGTTTTAGAAGGCAAAGTAATTGAAGTACAGCAGGTTAAGGCTCTAGCTGATTTGCCTTCCAAAGAAGAACTTTTGGCCAAAATTGTGGGCGGTATGCAAGCTCCGTTATATGGATTTGCTGCTGTGCTTAACGGAAATCTTCGAAATTTTGTTTACGCTTTGGAAGCTGTACGTCAACAAAAAGAAGCTAATGCTTAA
- the rplL gene encoding 50S ribosomal protein L7/L12: MSKVAEILEAVKGMTVLELAELVKAFEEEFGVSAAAPVAVAAAPAAAAAPAAAADEKTEFDVILTGAGDKKINVIKVVREITGLGLKEAKELVDGAPKPVKEKIGKEEADSIKAKLEEAGAAVEVK; this comes from the coding sequence ATGTCTAAAGTTGCTGAAATTTTAGAAGCCGTAAAAGGCATGACTGTATTAGAATTAGCTGAATTAGTTAAAGCTTTTGAAGAAGAATTTGGTGTGAGCGCTGCAGCACCTGTTGCAGTTGCAGCTGCACCTGCTGCCGCTGCTGCACCTGCAGCTGCTGCCGATGAAAAAACTGAGTTTGACGTAATTTTGACAGGCGCTGGCGACAAGAAAATTAACGTAATTAAAGTCGTTCGCGAAATTACCGGCTTAGGCTTAAAAGAAGCTAAAGAATTAGTTGATGGAGCTCCTAAACCTGTTAAAGAGAAAATTGGTAAAGAAGAAGCAGATTCCATTAAAGCTAAACTTGAAGAAGCAGGCGCTGCTGTTGAAGTTAAATAA
- the rpoB gene encoding DNA-directed RNA polymerase subunit beta has translation MVYPVKVGIRERWSFAEIQEVLDMPNLIEVQKNSYKWFIDEGLQEMFEDISPIQDFTGNLILEFIGYILGEPKYSVEECKERDVTYAAPLRVKVRLINKETGEVKEQEVFMGDFPLMTENGTFIINGAERVIVSQLVRSPGVYYSEQVDPSGVKLYGATVIPNRGAWLEFESDVNENLYVRVDRTRKVPATVLIRALGYGTNAQILELFDNDRRIQLTLEKDNANSEEEALIEIYKRLRPGEPPTVDSARSLLETLFFDPKRYDLGNVGRYKLNKKLKHGILYRESDEEEKKEYIKSLTKEDIIATLANFLRLMNGEISPDDIDHLGNRRLRSVGELLQNQFRIGLSRMERVVRERMTIQDVEVITPQVLINIRPVVAAIKEFFGSSQLSQFMDQTNPLAELTHKRRLSALGPGGLSRERAGFEVRDVHHSHYGRMCPIETPEGPNIGLIGSLSTYARINEFGFIETPYRKVDKERGIVTDEIHYLTADEEENYVIAQANAVLDSEGRFTTAKVNARHGSEIIVTSTDRVDFMDVTPKQVWSIATALIPFLEHDDANRALMGANMQRQAVPLLCTDSPYVGTGMEWKCARDSGVVILAKNSGVVEKVTGNEIVIRTDDQKLDRYKLLKFTRSNQGTCINQKPIIYKGDRIEAGDVIADGPSTDHGELALGRNVLVAFMTWEGYNYEDAILVSEKLVKEDYFTSIHIEEYECDARDTKLGPEEITRDIPNVGEEVLKDLDDRGIIRVGAEVRPGDILVGKVTPKGETELTAEERLLRAIFGEKAREVRDTSLRVPHGESGKIVDVKVFSRENGDELAPGVNQLVRVYIAQKRKISQGDKMAGRHGNKGVISRILPEQDMPFLPDGTPVEIVLNPLGVPSRMNIGQILECHLGWAAKGLGIRVATPVFDGASEDDIVEMLEKAGKPTSGKTKLYDGRTGELFDNEVTVGYVYMLKLAHLVDDKIHARSTGPYSLVTQQPLGGKAQFGGQRFGEMEVWALEAYGAAYTLQEILTVKSDDVVGRVKTYEAIVKGENIPEPGVPESFKVLIKELQSLCLDVKVLSEEDNEIEIKEEDDDVSETAKELGIDIGEEEDDEKLHVARIPKEDDYTEDEESENEDDDDDILLQLEKKANPNGLEQDKDEFIDDDPFEDED, from the coding sequence ATGGTATATCCTGTTAAAGTCGGAATCAGGGAGAGGTGGAGTTTTGCCGAAATCCAAGAAGTTCTTGATATGCCTAACTTAATTGAGGTGCAAAAGAACTCATATAAATGGTTTATTGACGAGGGTTTGCAAGAAATGTTTGAAGATATCTCTCCTATACAGGATTTTACCGGCAACCTAATTTTAGAATTTATAGGTTATATACTTGGTGAGCCAAAATATTCAGTTGAGGAATGCAAGGAGAGAGATGTTACCTATGCAGCCCCGCTTAGGGTTAAAGTAAGATTAATTAATAAGGAAACAGGAGAAGTTAAGGAGCAAGAGGTCTTTATGGGGGATTTTCCCTTAATGACCGAAAATGGAACTTTCATTATTAATGGGGCGGAAAGGGTAATTGTTAGTCAGTTAGTACGTTCCCCTGGCGTCTACTATAGTGAACAAGTAGATCCTAGCGGTGTAAAGTTGTATGGAGCTACGGTTATTCCTAATAGGGGTGCATGGCTGGAGTTTGAAAGCGATGTAAATGAAAATCTATATGTACGGGTTGATCGCACTAGAAAAGTGCCTGCTACAGTATTGATTCGTGCCTTAGGTTATGGTACTAATGCTCAAATCTTAGAGCTTTTTGATAATGACCGGAGAATACAACTTACTTTAGAAAAAGATAATGCAAACAGCGAAGAAGAGGCATTGATAGAAATTTATAAAAGGCTCAGACCCGGTGAACCCCCAACAGTTGATAGCGCTCGTTCACTATTGGAAACCTTGTTTTTTGATCCAAAGCGCTATGACTTAGGAAACGTAGGACGCTATAAATTAAATAAAAAGTTAAAACACGGAATCCTCTATCGAGAAAGTGACGAGGAAGAAAAAAAAGAATACATAAAATCCTTAACCAAGGAAGATATAATAGCTACACTGGCAAATTTCCTGCGCCTAATGAACGGTGAGATCAGTCCGGATGATATTGACCATTTAGGCAATCGCCGATTACGTTCAGTAGGGGAACTGCTGCAAAATCAGTTCCGCATTGGTTTGTCAAGAATGGAAAGAGTTGTTCGGGAAAGAATGACAATTCAGGATGTAGAGGTTATTACTCCCCAAGTCCTAATTAATATTCGCCCTGTAGTAGCTGCGATTAAAGAGTTCTTTGGCAGCAGCCAGCTTTCCCAATTTATGGATCAGACTAATCCTTTAGCGGAACTTACCCATAAAAGACGTTTAAGTGCCCTTGGACCTGGTGGACTTAGTAGAGAAAGAGCAGGCTTTGAGGTACGGGACGTGCACCATTCTCACTACGGAAGAATGTGTCCTATTGAAACTCCTGAAGGACCTAATATTGGTTTAATTGGTTCATTAAGTACTTATGCTAGAATTAATGAGTTCGGTTTTATAGAGACTCCTTATCGAAAGGTAGATAAGGAAAGGGGTATTGTCACAGACGAAATACATTATCTGACGGCAGATGAAGAAGAAAACTATGTTATAGCTCAGGCTAACGCTGTTTTAGATAGTGAGGGACGTTTTACAACAGCAAAAGTAAATGCAAGGCATGGCAGCGAGATTATTGTTACCTCTACAGATCGGGTGGACTTTATGGATGTTACGCCTAAACAGGTTTGGAGTATTGCTACAGCCTTAATTCCCTTCCTTGAACATGACGATGCTAACCGAGCTTTAATGGGCGCAAACATGCAACGTCAGGCGGTACCTCTTTTGTGTACAGATTCGCCCTACGTTGGTACTGGAATGGAATGGAAATGTGCTAGGGATTCTGGAGTCGTGATCCTCGCTAAAAATAGCGGAGTTGTTGAAAAGGTTACTGGCAATGAGATAGTTATTAGAACTGATGATCAAAAGCTGGATCGTTATAAACTGCTAAAATTCACTCGTTCCAATCAGGGAACCTGTATTAATCAAAAACCAATTATATATAAAGGGGATAGGATTGAGGCAGGAGATGTTATTGCTGATGGGCCATCTACGGATCACGGAGAACTAGCTTTAGGTCGTAACGTATTAGTGGCATTTATGACCTGGGAAGGCTACAACTACGAAGATGCTATTTTAGTTAGTGAAAAGCTAGTTAAAGAAGATTACTTCACATCTATTCATATTGAAGAATACGAATGTGATGCCAGGGATACTAAGCTTGGACCTGAGGAAATAACCCGAGATATCCCTAACGTTGGAGAAGAGGTGCTGAAAGATCTGGACGATCGAGGTATTATTCGGGTAGGTGCTGAAGTGCGCCCCGGAGATATTTTGGTAGGTAAAGTAACTCCGAAGGGAGAAACGGAACTGACAGCAGAGGAACGTTTGCTGCGGGCTATTTTCGGTGAAAAAGCAAGGGAAGTACGGGATACCTCTTTAAGGGTGCCTCACGGTGAGTCGGGTAAAATTGTTGATGTCAAAGTTTTCTCAAGGGAAAATGGGGACGAATTGGCACCTGGAGTCAACCAACTAGTGCGGGTTTATATAGCGCAAAAACGAAAAATATCTCAAGGAGATAAAATGGCCGGAAGACACGGTAATAAGGGTGTTATTTCTAGGATATTACCAGAACAAGACATGCCCTTTTTGCCAGATGGTACTCCCGTTGAAATTGTTTTAAATCCTTTAGGAGTTCCCTCTCGGATGAATATTGGACAGATTTTGGAATGCCACCTAGGCTGGGCTGCAAAAGGACTGGGCATTCGTGTGGCAACGCCTGTGTTTGATGGAGCCAGTGAGGATGATATAGTCGAAATGCTAGAGAAGGCGGGTAAGCCTACCAGCGGTAAAACAAAATTATACGATGGCCGGACAGGGGAACTATTCGATAATGAAGTAACTGTCGGTTATGTTTATATGTTGAAATTAGCTCACTTAGTAGACGATAAAATTCACGCTCGTTCTACTGGTCCATACTCCCTAGTTACTCAACAGCCTTTAGGTGGTAAAGCTCAATTTGGTGGGCAAAGATTTGGAGAAATGGAAGTTTGGGCTTTAGAGGCCTATGGCGCAGCCTATACTTTGCAGGAAATTCTTACTGTAAAATCCGACGATGTAGTAGGTAGGGTAAAAACTTATGAAGCCATTGTCAAAGGAGAAAATATTCCCGAACCAGGTGTTCCGGAATCCTTCAAAGTACTAATTAAAGAATTGCAAAGCCTATGCTTAGATGTAAAAGTATTATCTGAGGAAGATAATGAAATTGAGATTAAGGAAGAGGATGACGATGTCAGCGAAACTGCTAAAGAGTTAGGCATTGACATTGGCGAGGAAGAAGACGATGAGAAACTGCATGTAGCAAGAATACCTAAAGAAGATGACTACACAGAGGATGAAGAATCAGAAAACGAAGATGATGATGACGACATATTGCTGCAGTTAGAAAAAAAGGCAAATCCAAATGGATTAGAACAGGATAAAGATGAATTTATAGACGACGACCCATTTGAGGATGAAGACTAA
- the rpoC gene encoding DNA-directed RNA polymerase subunit beta', whose protein sequence is MLDVNNFDRMRIGLASPEQIRAWSSGEVKKPETINYRTLKPERDGLFCERIFGPTRDWECHCGKYKRVRYKGIVCDRCGVEVTRSKVRRERLGHIELAAPVSHIWYFKGIPSRMGLLLDISPRSLEKVLYFVSYVVTDPGDTPLMKKQLLSENEYREYRDKYGSNFDAGMGAESVKKLLEEMNLDELAAELREELKDASGQRKVRAVRRLEVVEAFKNSGNRPEWMILDVVPVIPPELRPMVQLDGGRFATSDLNDLYRRVINRNNRLKRLLDLGAPDIIVRNEKRMLQEAVDALIDNGRRGRPVTGPGNRPLKSLSDMLKGKQGRFRQNLLGKRVDYSGRSVIVVGPELSMHQCGLPKEMALELFKPFVMKRLVDEGYAHNIKSAKRMVERVRNEVWDVLEEVIKEHPVLLNRAPTLHRLGIQAFEPVLVGGRALQLHPLVCTAYNADFDGDQMAVHVPLSAEAQAEARLLMLSSNNILNPKDGRPVSTPTQDMVLGSYYLTVDKDGAKGEGKIFKNYEEAYLAYTFGTVDLHAKIKVKDNGQWLETTVGRLIFNKEVPIPPELGFYNEEVGKKKLGEIVGRCYKILGNSVTAKLLDGIKRLGYKYSTKAGITISVPDIKVPEAKKVILEQTEEQVDKVEQMYRRGLITEEERYQKITTMWSKATEDVTNSLMTSLDKFNPVYMMANSGARGNVQQIRQLAGMRGLMADPSGRIIDLPIKANFREGLTVLEYFISTHGARKGLADTALRTADSGYLTRRLVDVAQDVIVREEDCGTTTGIIVEEIKEGNEKIEQLSERIEGRFALEDIKDPATGEIIVAADTEISEAAAKQVVNAGIKQVKIRSVVTCKSKYGVCAKCYGRNLATGSLVEIGEAVGIIAAQSIGEPGTQLTMRTFHTGGVAGDDITQGLPRVEELFEARKPKGQAIIAEVSGKVEITENKGRREVVITTNDGERFDYQIPYGSRIKVEEGSIVEAGDELTEGSVNPHDLLKVKGVRGVQVYLLREVQRVYRLQGVDINDKHIEVMVRQMLRKVKVEDPGDTMLLSGGLIDMFEFEEENEKAIAAGGEPAVGKPVLLGITKASLATDSFLSAASFQETTRVLTEAAIKGKLDPLIGLKENVIIGKLIPAGTGMSRYRNIRVFNSETNSEEIQNS, encoded by the coding sequence TTGTTGGATGTTAACAACTTTGATCGTATGCGCATTGGTCTAGCTTCGCCGGAACAAATTCGTGCTTGGTCCAGCGGAGAGGTTAAAAAGCCTGAAACAATTAACTATCGTACGCTTAAACCTGAAAGAGATGGTTTGTTCTGCGAACGGATCTTTGGCCCAACTAGAGACTGGGAATGTCATTGTGGTAAATATAAACGGGTAAGGTATAAAGGAATTGTCTGTGATCGATGTGGAGTTGAAGTAACCCGTTCCAAAGTACGGCGGGAACGCTTAGGACATATTGAATTAGCTGCTCCTGTCTCCCACATCTGGTACTTTAAAGGAATACCCAGCCGAATGGGATTGTTATTGGATATTTCCCCTCGTTCCTTGGAAAAAGTTTTATATTTTGTTTCCTACGTAGTAACAGACCCAGGGGATACTCCTTTGATGAAAAAACAATTGTTATCGGAAAACGAATATCGTGAATATAGAGATAAATACGGCAGTAATTTTGATGCGGGAATGGGTGCCGAGTCAGTCAAAAAGCTTTTGGAAGAAATGAACCTTGATGAATTAGCTGCTGAATTGCGGGAAGAATTAAAAGATGCCAGCGGACAAAGAAAAGTTCGTGCCGTTCGCCGCTTAGAAGTAGTAGAGGCTTTTAAAAACTCTGGCAATAGGCCTGAATGGATGATTTTAGATGTGGTTCCTGTTATTCCTCCCGAACTGAGACCTATGGTGCAGTTAGACGGAGGTAGATTTGCCACTTCTGATTTAAATGACTTATACCGTCGAGTTATTAACCGAAATAACCGCCTTAAAAGATTGTTGGATCTAGGTGCCCCTGATATTATTGTTCGTAACGAAAAAAGGATGCTGCAAGAGGCTGTAGATGCTTTAATAGATAACGGCCGACGTGGCAGACCTGTCACCGGTCCCGGCAACCGTCCCTTAAAATCTTTAAGCGATATGCTAAAAGGAAAGCAAGGGCGCTTTAGACAGAACTTGTTAGGGAAAAGGGTAGACTATTCTGGCCGTTCCGTTATTGTAGTTGGGCCTGAATTAAGTATGCATCAGTGTGGTTTACCTAAGGAAATGGCTTTAGAACTCTTTAAACCCTTTGTCATGAAGAGGTTAGTGGATGAAGGTTACGCCCATAACATTAAAAGTGCCAAAAGAATGGTTGAAAGAGTAAGAAATGAAGTTTGGGATGTTTTGGAGGAAGTTATTAAGGAACACCCAGTTCTTCTAAATAGGGCTCCAACCTTGCACCGCTTGGGAATTCAAGCCTTTGAACCTGTGTTGGTTGGGGGAAGGGCTTTGCAGCTTCACCCCTTAGTTTGTACAGCTTATAATGCGGACTTTGACGGTGACCAAATGGCAGTACACGTACCATTATCAGCGGAAGCTCAGGCTGAAGCAAGGCTATTGATGCTTTCCTCTAACAACATTTTGAATCCTAAAGATGGCCGCCCTGTTTCAACGCCAACGCAAGATATGGTCTTGGGCTCTTATTACTTGACCGTGGACAAGGATGGTGCTAAAGGAGAAGGAAAAATATTTAAAAACTACGAAGAAGCTTATTTAGCCTATACATTTGGAACCGTTGATTTGCATGCCAAAATTAAAGTTAAAGATAATGGGCAGTGGCTAGAGACAACTGTGGGAAGGTTAATCTTTAATAAAGAAGTTCCTATCCCCCCTGAACTTGGCTTTTATAACGAAGAAGTAGGTAAAAAGAAATTAGGGGAAATTGTCGGACGTTGTTATAAAATTCTTGGCAATTCAGTTACTGCTAAACTATTAGATGGGATCAAAAGATTAGGATATAAATATTCCACTAAGGCAGGAATAACTATTAGTGTTCCTGACATAAAAGTTCCCGAAGCGAAAAAGGTAATTTTGGAACAAACTGAAGAACAAGTTGATAAGGTTGAACAAATGTATCGCCGGGGATTAATTACAGAGGAAGAAAGATATCAAAAAATAACAACTATGTGGAGCAAAGCAACGGAAGACGTTACAAATTCATTAATGACTTCTTTGGATAAATTCAATCCTGTCTATATGATGGCTAATTCTGGTGCTCGTGGTAACGTGCAGCAAATTCGTCAGTTGGCAGGAATGAGAGGCTTAATGGCTGACCCCTCAGGAAGAATTATTGACTTGCCAATTAAAGCAAACTTTAGAGAAGGTTTGACAGTTCTAGAGTATTTTATCTCGACTCACGGAGCTAGAAAGGGTTTGGCGGATACGGCCTTAAGAACAGCTGACTCTGGTTATCTGACTCGCCGTCTGGTTGATGTAGCACAAGATGTTATAGTGCGTGAGGAAGATTGCGGAACAACGACGGGTATTATAGTTGAAGAAATAAAAGAAGGCAACGAAAAAATTGAACAGCTGTCCGAACGCATTGAGGGGAGATTTGCTTTAGAAGATATTAAGGATCCTGCTACAGGTGAAATAATCGTAGCTGCAGATACAGAAATCAGCGAAGCGGCAGCCAAACAAGTCGTAAATGCAGGAATTAAACAGGTTAAAATCCGCTCTGTAGTAACTTGTAAAAGTAAATATGGAGTATGCGCCAAATGTTATGGCCGAAACTTAGCTACAGGTTCTTTAGTAGAAATAGGTGAAGCAGTAGGCATTATTGCTGCTCAGTCTATTGGTGAACCAGGTACCCAGTTAACCATGCGTACCTTCCACACTGGGGGTGTTGCCGGTGATGACATTACTCAAGGTTTGCCGAGGGTAGAAGAACTCTTCGAAGCTCGTAAGCCAAAAGGTCAGGCTATTATTGCTGAGGTCAGCGGTAAAGTAGAAATAACTGAAAATAAGGGCCGTCGTGAAGTTGTAATTACAACAAATGATGGAGAACGCTTTGATTATCAAATTCCCTATGGCTCGAGAATTAAAGTAGAAGAAGGTTCCATAGTGGAGGCAGGGGACGAATTAACGGAAGGCTCCGTTAATCCCCATGACTTATTAAAGGTAAAAGGTGTCCGTGGTGTTCAAGTTTACCTTTTGCGTGAAGTCCAACGGGTTTATAGACTCCAAGGTGTGGATATTAATGATAAGCATATTGAAGTTATGGTTCGACAAATGCTGCGGAAAGTTAAAGTTGAGGATCCAGGAGATACCATGCTCTTGTCTGGCGGCTTAATAGATATGTTTGAATTTGAAGAGGAAAATGAAAAAGCAATTGCAGCAGGAGGGGAACCGGCTGTTGGTAAACCGGTGTTACTTGGTATAACTAAGGCATCTCTAGCAACGGACTCCTTCTTATCGGCAGCCTCCTTCCAGGAAACAACGAGAGTTTTAACGGAAGCAGCCATTAAAGGCAAATTAGATCCATTAATAGGATTAAAAGAAAACGTAATTATTGGTAAGTTGATTCCGGCAGGCACTGGTATGTCTAGATACCGCAATATTAGGGTCTTTAACAGTGAAACCAATAGCGAAGAAATACAAAATTCTTGA
- a CDS encoding ribosomal L7Ae/L30e/S12e/Gadd45 family protein, giving the protein MPYERLKNATKKTIGTKQTIKAVQRGAALVVYIAKDAEPRVLDPLVKLCQEKGLEVVMVDSMLELGKACGIEVGSASAAVVTD; this is encoded by the coding sequence ATGCCCTATGAAAGGCTAAAAAATGCCACCAAAAAAACTATTGGTACAAAACAGACCATTAAAGCCGTTCAAAGAGGTGCTGCTTTAGTGGTGTATATAGCAAAAGATGCTGAACCTCGTGTCCTTGACCCTTTGGTTAAGTTGTGCCAGGAAAAAGGTCTGGAAGTAGTCATGGTAGATTCCATGTTGGAATTGGGTAAAGCATGTGGCATTGAAGTCGGTTCAGCTTCGGCTGCGGTTGTGACAGACTAA
- the rpsL gene encoding 30S ribosomal protein S12, which produces MPTIHQLVRKGREVAEKKSTAPALKESPQKRGVCTRVYTTTPKKPNSALRKVARVRLTNGIEITAYIPGIGHNLQEHSVVLVRGGRVKDLPGVRYHIVRGALDTAGVQKREQGRSKYGAKRAKKK; this is translated from the coding sequence ATGCCGACAATTCACCAACTAGTAAGAAAAGGCAGGGAAGTTGCAGAAAAGAAATCAACAGCTCCCGCTTTAAAAGAGTCACCACAAAAAAGAGGAGTTTGCACAAGAGTCTATACTACCACACCTAAAAAGCCTAACTCAGCACTACGTAAAGTAGCTCGTGTAAGGCTCACTAATGGTATTGAAATAACAGCCTATATTCCTGGAATTGGACACAATTTACAGGAACACTCGGTGGTGTTGGTTAGAGGCGGCAGGGTTAAGGATTTACCTGGTGTAAGATATCACATTGTTCGTGGTGCCCTTGATACGGCAGGTGTGCAAAAAAGAGAACAAGGCCGCTCTAAATATGGTGCAAAAAGAGCTAAGAAAAAATAA
- the rpsG gene encoding 30S ribosomal protein S7, which translates to MPRRGGVQKRDVLPDPIYGSKVLTKFINQIMLDGKKGTAESICYGALDMIQEKTGKDPIEVFEQALKNVMPVLEVKARRVGGANYQVPIEVRPERRQTLAIRWLVNYARQRGGKSMQEKLASELMDAANNTGASVKKREDTHKMAEANKAFAHYRW; encoded by the coding sequence ATGCCAAGAAGAGGCGGAGTACAAAAACGGGACGTATTACCTGACCCGATTTATGGCAGCAAAGTTTTAACTAAATTTATCAATCAAATTATGCTTGATGGGAAGAAAGGCACTGCAGAATCAATTTGCTATGGTGCCTTAGATATGATTCAAGAAAAAACCGGCAAAGATCCTATAGAAGTCTTTGAACAGGCTTTGAAAAATGTAATGCCCGTTCTTGAAGTAAAAGCACGCCGAGTAGGTGGTGCTAACTACCAAGTACCCATAGAAGTTAGACCAGAAAGGCGCCAAACCCTAGCTATCCGTTGGTTAGTCAATTATGCACGCCAACGTGGTGGGAAGAGTATGCAAGAAAAATTAGCTAGCGAATTAATGGATGCAGCTAACAATACGGGCGCTTCGGTTAAAAAACGCGAAGATACTCATAAAATGGCTGAGGCAAATAAGGCATTTGCCCATTACAGATGGTAA